The Pyrus communis chromosome 2, drPyrComm1.1, whole genome shotgun sequence genome includes a window with the following:
- the LOC137724948 gene encoding uncharacterized protein, whose protein sequence is MSARKLRPYFQAHSIIVLTNHPLRQILQSPDTSGQMIKWAIALGEFDISYHPKLVEKGQPVADFIVEFTYPDDISPTPEAVASLPLETRKGCGAGLVLTTPNKVAMEYAIRFKFKASNNETKYEALLAGLRLAKHLGVKQINIFSDFQLVVNQVTNNFDAKDNSMAAYLAQTQLLLKHFHYQITQVPRAANSHADALPRLASVVEDKIGRKIHVELLATSSTMVTEICHLQQGDSWITPIYKFLVHCTLPNDKIQAKQI, encoded by the exons ATGTCTGCTCGGAAACTTCGCCCCTACTTCCAAGCACACTCCATCATCGTGCTTACCAATCACCCCCTTCGACAAATACTTCAGAGTCCTGACACTTCGGGGCAAATGATCAAATGGGCCATAGCACTAGGAGAGTTTGACATCTCCTACCACCCAAAGCTAGTTGAAAAGGGCCAACCAGTTGCAGATTTCATTGTGGAATTCACTTATCCCGATGACATTTCTCCTACACCTGAGGCAGTGGCTTCATTACCCCTGGAAACCCGGAAG GGTTGTGGAGCAGGACTAGTCTTGACTACCCCCAACAAAGTGGCAATGGAGTATGCTATTCGCTTCAAATTCAAGGCGTCAAACAATGAAACCAAGTATGAGGCCCTTTTAGCAGGCTTACGTTTGGCCAAACACCTTggagttaaacaaattaatatcttcAGTGACTTCCAATTGGTGGTTAACCAGGTCACGAACAACTTTGATGCTAAGGATAACTCCATGGCAGCGTATCTTGCACAAACGCAGCTTTTGCTCAAGCATTTCCACTACCAGATCACCCAAGTCCCTCGAGCGGCAAACAGTCATGCAGACGCTTTGCCTCGCCTTGCCTCAGTAGTGGAAGACAAGATTGGGAGAAAAATTCATGTCGAATTGTTGGCAACATCAAGCACCATGGTCACAGAAATATGCCACTTGCAACAAGGGGATAGCTGGATCACcccaatttataaattccttgTTCATTGCACTCTCCCAAATGATAAAATCCAAGCTAAACAGATTTGA